GATTATACATGTTATCTATTAACATTAAAGCGTTTTGGATTTCCTCTGAAgttgtataatatatgtaaataatctTTATTCCACCACTTCGATACAAACTAAAATATCTCAAAAACTATTCGGTGGATTGACATTTTGTGCAAACGATTTATGGTCCCCAGTGGATAACTCCTCCCATTAATCAGGTGACTTTTCAATTAGCCATATACGAGGTTATCATTGTggtttggagagaaatacactCAGTTTCCACTTTATTAGGCACACATAACTTTACCATAATATCTATCGTTATGAAGCTCATAATGttcacattttgttttcattgttggatattttttaattaaatgataTGTTTCCTACTGAGGTTGAAGACCTCATGCTAAATCATATATTTTGATTCACACCTCTGTGACAGTGTTGCTAATTAGCAAATGTGGATGTGCTTTCAGGTTGCCCTCCGGTAGTGACCCTGTCAATATGACCTGCTGAACATCAACATTTTAGCTTTGTCAGAATATGCCTTGCTCTTCTAGTTCACGCACACACCATGAGGCAGAGGGAAGTGTCACTTTCACATATCTTTTCATAAAATCAAGATATGAGTTGCTATAATACGATGATGAGACCACTAAACCCCGCCTGATCCCAGAGGAACACTTCATTTCTTGGAGGAGCTCAGACCTGTGTGAGAGGCAAATGTCTTCCATTTGCCATAATGCTGCAAAATCCCACTTAAACACTGTTTGGTTTCCTCTTCAAAAACAAAGACTTCTCAGATCTGTTTGTTTCTGGGCTAAGAGATCAGGCTTTGCAGGATGTAAACTGCACTGATCCTTCCTTTGAGGGTGGTCTCGAGTCCACTGCTGGATAAAGTCCTTTGTTGTAGGATCTGACCTAACAAGCGTATTGATGATAACTTATGCTGTATACACATTCATTTACAGTTCACGGATTCCCAAAAGCGAGGTGAAACtgatttgtttttatgttttgaaGATTTATTGTCTTCTCATTTTGAAAGTATTCATTTCCGATTTTAAATCATTAGCTGcttatttaattttcttatcAGGCTAATGCTGTTATGTTATTGACAGTAGAGGAAGTTGGATCACACCTGTGTTATCGTATGCAAAATATCAAACGAGAAGTTAGTCCAGTAGTCGGTTGCAGCTGCTATCTTCTCCATTTCTGCTGTGTGTTTTTTCAAGCGTGAATCAGTTTTAGGGTTTCCCACTTGACTTTTAAAACATCATTGTGAAATGAATCGGATAAAAGGCCAAGCACTGCAGATATCCCTGGGCTAATGACTGGCATGGTTCAATCCAGAGGCACTCAAAATAAAAGTTCACCCATCTGGTTTATGGTTAGCTCAGAACATTTATTTCTTAAAGAATCACATTTGGTGTTTGGCCTTGAGAGTTTTTCCGACAGGAAACCATGATTCTGCAGCTGCTGACACAGACAGTCGGAACCACGGCGCACACCTGCAAGGGGGAAGTGGACCAACCCAATATAACCATACAGCATAACCGTGCACACACAAAACTAGCTCTGACCAACATGATTGGTGTCAAGCAAATTATTATACAcatttcttgtctttttttacgTGATTCTGACAAAACCAATACAAGTGTGTAGAATCTGGAAGCGTGATTAGCTGTGCGACCACCAAACTGCGTACACTCTCTTtagtatgaacacacacagtctctctctcttcgatCCTGCCTTTTTCACTTTAATATTATCTGTTGTCACCTTCCACCAGCCGAACAGTAATGCATCACTTTCCTGGAAAAGATATCCTTATCACTGTCCCACCCATGAGCTCTGCAGGGGGAAGCCTACAGACAATCTCCAGTATACACCGTGCAATCAGCCTCTAACAGGACACATGTGAGATGACGTATGGAATCCAAAGTGCCGCTcacatggagatggagatgtctCTTAACACAGTAGCTCCAGGAAGTATTAAAGAAATTATAGCTGCACCTCTGTAATACATTACTCGAAAAATAAGCAAGGAAGCAGTGACTGATAACTATGGCAACAATACAGAGTCCAAAGGTATCTCTCACGATATTTGTTAGTTTCCTTCTCAGCCCACAGAGCATGCATAAAAGTATAATAAAAAGTAGGATTTTAAAAAGATAAATTTACACAGATGCCCGTAAGGATTCACAAAACTCAACTCAATCTTCAACTCACGCATGTAGAAATGTGGAAATAAATGGAGATGCGGATTTAATGTCAAAGTCACTGATGCTGTGCAAAAACTACTATGGATGATGCAATTCTCATCCGGGATGAGAGCAGTTGGGTTTCTTGAGAGGGTTGAACTTTTTTGGGGTGTGCTGCAGATGAGCGATATGCTATCTGTCTAAAAACAGGGCAAGGTTTATACATACAGGGCTTGGCACCTAAAAACGGACATTTTTGGTTACGTAATGACTCACGTTGGTTTTGGACAGAGGTGACTTGCTGATTATAGATATGTGTCTTTGGTGCTCAGCATGTGTGCCTGCTGCGACATGGGTCCCGTCATGGGAATTTTAAGAagcagttatttatttatcttctaGCTAATCCATTTAAATATGATTCCACATATTAATACctctttaaaattaaaaacagcatATACATTGTGCATAAAGTATAATAAAGCCTCCGGCAGAGTTCTATTTTCAAGCCATGTTGCACTTTTCAATTATTCAAATGAAGTCCTGAAGCACATGCCAGTAGAAAGCTGGTGTGTCGCCTTTGCAGCTGGGAGTGAGACAACAGTGACCACACGTGGATGAAATGAAGAACAACATCAAAAGTgaggtaaaaaaatatttattgaaCAAACGTGTTAGCCTCACAGACTTTTAGCAAAAGCAAATCTGCTCATTAACATAATAACACATAATacatcactcacacatacatacattcattcatgcacagcaacaaacagacacacacatacaccttcACATTTTCAAACAAGTTTGACATTAGTTCTTCTAGTGGCTGGGTCGGAAGGGGAACGGCATCCCCGTCATGAAAGGCTGAGCGGGGTACTGAGGGTGAGAGGGGGGATGGGTGGcctgaggtgtgtgtgcagggtgtgTCGGGTGTGGGGCGATGGGGGAATGAGCAGCGTGTGGGCTGAAGGCCAGTGGAGGAGTGTGGATGTTGTTGTAGTACAGCACTGGGCCTGACAACACCAACTGGAGCaaactgtggggggggggacacacacacacaaagagaataCATGTTAATTGAAAACAAAACACTTAATTTactgaaatgtaattaaattttttttttaagttataATGTCGCTTCACCAAAATAGTTTAATTtgcgactgtaataatataaaaatgattctaataataataatataaaataataaatgtcagAAGGCATAGCAGAGGTCTACTCTAAACATGAAGGTATACTCCACATAGGTAGAGGATGCTTCGCTTTTTATACCTCGAGCTGAAACCCGGTAACCATGGAAATGGATCCCAGATAAAAGTGCAAAGGACAATTAATGGTTCTTACTTGTTGTGTGGCAAGCGGGAACAGATGGCTCTCAGGTCCTCTGTAGAGACAAGGCAGCATGCAATAAGCATTTAAACACCACCGCAGCGTGATGAGGAAAGCCATACGACAACCGATTAATCCAGTTAGTCCGTTGTTTCCTCTTtgcttcattcattcatcacaCGTGTTGAAAGAAAAACCCACTAGCTAGGAAACTGTAAGGCTATTTGGCTTACGTTTCATTTCTATGGCAAAAGTGCAAAGTCGTTTTTTGATACTCCACCACAAAGATGAATAATTGAATATGTgtattttaaagttttaaatggaattatttttttactttataatGACAGTACAACCCAaattacaataattaaaaaatatctaTCTTAACTGTATTGCTATTTATCAATCAGATTGTTTCGGTGGGAAATGTCTAGTTTTGGAGGTATTGGCTTTTTTTTCAATGTCTTTCCAATCTAATGGGAGAACATTGCACTCAGCTTGTGGGGCTCAAAGTGCAAACAACTCAACAGGCTCACAGTTCCCACCTGAAACTACTCACAACAAGGTCCGTGGAGTATCTTAAATAAGTTTTTAGCACCACAGGCCGTTTAGTCGGATTATAttggggagaaagcagacacCTTAAAGGCtgatattttttaaactaaGCAACTCACACCATTGTTAAATAGCACTTAAGGTAAGTGGAAAAAATGTGTTGTGTGGGGGGCAACTGTCCCTTTTAGTGCAATAATATACAAATCTGAATCACATTGTTGGACATGTGCTTTGTGAGCTATTAGCATTACATTGTGTTTAGTAGACAGCATTGTAGaaagtgaaaagaaagaaaaatagagcatgtacactcccgttcaaaagtttgggatcacttagaaatgactttatttttcaaagaaaagcactgttttttcaataaagataacattaaattaatcagaaatacactctctacattgttaatgtggtaaatgactattctcggtggaaacgtctggtttctaatgaaatatctccagaggtgtatagaggcccatttccatcaactatcactccagtgttctaatggtacattgtgtttgctaatcgccttagaagactattgtctgattagaaaacccgtgcaattatgttagcacagctgaaaacagttatgctggtgatataagctatacaactggccttcctttgagcttgaagtttgtagaacaaaattaatatttcaaatatgaatcattatttctaaccttgtcaatgtcttgactatattttatattcatttgataaataaaagtgtgatttttcatggaagacacgaaattgtctgggtgatcccaaacttttgaacggtagtgtacatcgaGCTGTATTTGAATATCTGTTAGATTATTGTCAGTCTCTGTCCCAATAATGAAACCACTTTTGCCTTGTAAGGCAATTTATGACAAGGCATGCaattgtaaataaaaataaaatgtctctcTTTTATCCACTTTTCTAGCCTCCATATTTGTACCACttattcattttaataatattACCTCTGGAGCAGAGTAGAGCTCCATTGGCCATGGCCACCTGCAGGGCCTGAGCCAGCCGGTCCAAGGCCAGCTGAGACGGTACACGTGTGTCTGCGGAtgaagtgtgagtgtgtttgtcagCCTGGTCCAACAGCCTGGAGAGGTCTGAGGTCAGGGCAGCCAGGGAGTCCACCTGGAGCAGCGCCAGGCGACCGAAAAGACCCTTCTCATTTAGTATGTTTGGCAAAAGCATGAGAACCTACAAGTGGCACAAGACAGACAATGGCTTGATTATCATCTATTTTTATGTTGCAAGTGTTTTGTATActtcatatacatgtatactgtGAGTAAATGTATctaaacacaccacacacctgtAGGACACTCAGATGGAGAGCAGAGAAAAGAGGCCCAACCTCTGGCTCCCCTTCAGTGGTGCCATTGGTTAACCCCTCCTTCTTGTCTCTCCTGTAGGCCAAGGGGGCTTTGACACACCACCGCATCAACCCCCCTAATGGTGTGACATCAAgtgagctgattggctgattgccAGAGAGGGCCGTGTTCAGGAAGTTGATTAGGACCAGACCTGGGTCATCTTGGATCCACGACACAATCATCTGAAGGAGTTCTAAAGGAGGGGTGAGCTCttctgagaacacacacaaaaatgttgTTAGGGATGcaaaacatttaacattttcagctatttaaCAAAAATATGCTGTTGACAATACGCAGTCATTCTGGCCAAAAAAAAAGCGTATTTCACAGATGTTGAATCtcttgttcatgttttttagCTCCCAATTTTGAGATGTTTTTGTACATTTGTGTTGTACAACCTGTGGTGAGGTCAAAGAGGGTGGTGACAGCAGTGATGAACTGGCAGCAGAAGCGTGGGCTGGCGTTGTGGATGTTCTGCAGGGTGGGCCCCGAGCCTGGCACCAGACTACAGTAGTCGTCTACTAGAACCTGAGCCAGGCGCACACAGTACACACGGTGGGATCTCTGAAGGAATCAAACATAACCAGAGGCATCGTTTTTTAGTTCTTCCATTGTGCACAAACATATCCatacatggagagagagacactaagTAGTTACAGACCAACCATGATGCACATTTAAGTGTGAAAGTTAGTTTGAATACGCACCTGTAACCAGGTAGCACCACATTCCAATATAGGAACCCTGCCCACAGCGATCGCCATGGACACCAGCTTGCCTAACAGCGCCATGCGGCTTTCATCCGCCTGGTTGCGTTGGAGACTAAAGAGGGCAGAGAACATAAGCTGGCGGACCGTATCACGGCTCTGTTCCTGGAAACAGCTGCACATGATCTCCAAAAGCTGGAGCTCCTGAAGAGCACTCATCctctaaaaagaaaaacacaagaccGTTATCGGGAGTCCATATGTTTGGGTATGTTCATGTCATGTATAGTTGAGGCTCATGCCTCACCCGAGCTGGAGTGTTTCTGTCCTTGGGTGCATGCAGAATGAactcctccaccagctcctggGTTTTGGAGTCGACCTGAGGAGGCTGCCTGCCTGACTGCACCAGGTTACAGATGTAGATGTCCAGGTGATACAGCAGCTCCTTGGCTGCGCTCAGCACATCGCGAGGCAGCAACGACTGACGAATGTCACCCATCACCACCTCAGAGACCAATACAATGACGTTTAACACTACATTTGTGCAACTTGGGCATGATGTTGTCGACTTTGCTTTACAAAGTCTTAAATACATTTGTCGGAGATGTATCTTATGTACTGCAGattaaaaactacaataaaCCAAATATGTCACAACAATGCACTGATTCTCTGCCTGTTTACTTCTCTATACATGAaatagaagggggggggggggacactgcaCAAGGAACACCGACACAACAACAGTCATCACAGTCGAATTGTAACGTTACATGTTCTCTATATCTGTGTTAGTGTCGGTTTGCATGTGAGCAAACGCTTTTCAGGGGGACCAGCTCTACAGTCAGTCGTTTCTCCTCCAGCCTGCTACAGCTGGTGGTTAGCAAGGTTAGCTAAAGAGACTGTTTTGAATTGCGCAACACGTATCTCGTGGGTTATTTGCCGTTATCGTTGAAGGCTTTTTAAGAAAACACATGTATGTAAATAGTTGATGTCTCACCTCTGCAAAAAGCTCTTAATATACTTAAGTAATTACCCGACGTTGGTTAAACAGAGTGAATGGTTTCCAAACGTCGACCACACCACTTCCTGTGACTACGGAAGCCGGCGTAGGATAAAATATAGAGCATGGTCGTTTTTCAGCCGAGTCAGTGCGTgcgctgttttttattttattattgtcagCAAAGTTCTTTGTTGGAAACACAGTGGCACATAAACATCCTCAAAAAATGGAGTACACGTTATTTTTACTCTACACTGTAAggtttctcaaaataaaaagtaatcataacaaaatatacaacataaaaacataattaCACAAAAGGGGAAACACATCTAtcgttacatttatttattaggcTCCACATTTACGTTGGATAGATTTATAAATGTACCGATTTTAGCTAACATAGcatcaagtaaaaaaataattttaaacagACTCCCCCTCAGGCACTTACAATTAGGCTACATATGttacaattaaaatgtatttttttctatatttatgCATAGGTGTTTATAAAACATATTTcgcatttgtatttttaattataCTATTTTATTAAGGAAACTACATATTTTAGAGAGGGGATGtgtcatataaaataatattgcgAAGCTATAACCTTTAAGTAGTGTAATTGTGTTACAACCAGAATATAATTGTACATTTATACACCTTATAGTTTACCTTTTTTAGAAACAGTATATCTCATATTTCTGAGATTGTGTTgatattttaattttgtatttcattGGGCTCAAAATTATCAGTTACAAAGATTCAAACGCGTATAGAAAAATCGTTTCCCCCCCGCTTCTGTACAGGGACTTTATATCCTATTGGAAATCCCTTTGACAAACTGTAATCCTGTCTAATCTACACGGGGGCGCGCCTGCTAGGCACCGGACCGCCTGATGGGGGGAAATGAGAACAGTGGTGCACTCTGCTGCGCGCTCCCGCTGCACTTCGGTGTTGCACTTTAACGTCCCGTCGAGTGATTCCAAGCAGCCTGCAAGATGACCATCAACAGCCTGGCTAAAGGAGGCTGGCAGCGAGAACAAATGGCATGCTTTCAGAAGGTATGATGATTGTGTCTTTcttatttaataaaatgtgaTAAATCATGACCTACTGAGTCTAAAAAGATTTAGCCGGTGTGAAGATGAGAGCAAGTGATGAAAGGGTGGAACATCAATATGTGCATTATTTTATCAGAATATTTGACCTATgcatgtgtttttatatattatatctgcatgtgtgtacaTTTCCGTTTGTGGCTACATTTTGTTTGTGactacatttctgtttgtgactacatttgtgtgtgtgtgtgtgtgtgtgtgtgtgtgtgtgtgtgtgtgtgtgtgtgtgtgtgttcccatgaCAGATGGAGAAAGTGATTGTAGCCATGCAGGACCCTGACATGGGCATGAAGATGAGAAATCAGAGGCTCCTTATCACTGTCATTCCACACGccatgacaggtgtgtgtgtgtgtgtgtgtgtgtgtgtgtgtgtgtgtgtgtgtgtgtgtgtgtttgtgtgcgcgtaTATATGTGTCCCTTTTTGTCAGTGGGTATGAGCATCTGTATGTGGACATGCACGCTGCACCTTGGGTTTGTCCCAGCAATCATGCATAATGCAGCAGATCATTTTTTGTAGAATACTTTGTCCTTTTCAGAGTATACGAGGAGGAAGtttatcttctcttttttttaactctttctttctcttcaggCCGAGATATGATTACCTGGTTGATCCAGAAGTATTGTATCGGTGAGGAGGGTAAGCGTGCGACATAAATGTCTTGGTGTTAATGtgataatgagagagagagagagagagagagaatttgcTGTGATTCTCTGTTTCCATTTCCCTTGCTTGTTGGGTGTCGTTGCTAGTGTGTTGCCAGGATATGGTGATTTCTCTCAAACTGAtgtggtgaggtgtgtgtgtgtatctttctgtgagtgtgtgtgtgtgtgtgtgtgtgtgtttgtgtttcgaGTAAACAGAACCGGGTGAACCCCAGAGGATGCAAGTTTGATTAACTCACCTGATGATCTGGGTTTGATTAGCGTCCCTGTGGTAGTTGTTTCACCTCAGGAGATTTTATCATAGGTGAAGTAAATTAGAGGTCGGAAAAAAATGCCCCGCTGGTCCCTTTAGCCTCAGAGCTGACtaaaggaggaaagagaagagccAGTCAGCAAAG
This portion of the Pseudoliparis swirei isolate HS2019 ecotype Mariana Trench chromosome 8, NWPU_hadal_v1, whole genome shotgun sequence genome encodes:
- the ints15 gene encoding integrator complex subunit 15 isoform X2; translated protein: MGDIRQSLLPRDVLSAAKELLYHLDIYICNLVQSGRQPPQVDSKTQELVEEFILHAPKDRNTPARRMSALQELQLLEIMCSCFQEQSRDTVRQLMFSALFSLQRNQADESRMALLGKLVSMAIAVGRVPILECGATWLQRSHRVYCVRLAQVLVDDYCSLVPGSGPTLQNIHNASPRFCCQFITAVTTLFDLTTEELTPPLELLQMIVSWIQDDPGLVLINFLNTALSGNQPISSLDVTPLGGLMRWCVKAPLAYRRDKKEGLTNGTTEGEPEVGPLFSALHLSVLQVLMLLPNILNEKGLFGRLALLQVDSLAALTSDLSRLLDQADKHTHTSSADTRVPSQLALDRLAQALQVAMANGALLCSREDLRAICSRLPHNNLLQLVLSGPVLYYNNIHTPPLAFSPHAAHSPIAPHPTHPAHTPQATHPPSHPQYPAQPFMTGMPFPFRPSH
- the ints15 gene encoding integrator complex subunit 15 isoform X1, which produces MYLRLCKAKSTTSCPSCTNVVLNVIVLVSEVVMGDIRQSLLPRDVLSAAKELLYHLDIYICNLVQSGRQPPQVDSKTQELVEEFILHAPKDRNTPARRMSALQELQLLEIMCSCFQEQSRDTVRQLMFSALFSLQRNQADESRMALLGKLVSMAIAVGRVPILECGATWLQRSHRVYCVRLAQVLVDDYCSLVPGSGPTLQNIHNASPRFCCQFITAVTTLFDLTTEELTPPLELLQMIVSWIQDDPGLVLINFLNTALSGNQPISSLDVTPLGGLMRWCVKAPLAYRRDKKEGLTNGTTEGEPEVGPLFSALHLSVLQVLMLLPNILNEKGLFGRLALLQVDSLAALTSDLSRLLDQADKHTHTSSADTRVPSQLALDRLAQALQVAMANGALLCSREDLRAICSRLPHNNLLQLVLSGPVLYYNNIHTPPLAFSPHAAHSPIAPHPTHPAHTPQATHPPSHPQYPAQPFMTGMPFPFRPSH